In Terriglobales bacterium, the genomic window GCGGCGCCCTCGGGCGTGGTGACGGCGCAGATCGACAAGGTGACCGGGCGGCTGGCGACGCCGACGTGTCCGGACGACTTCTATGCCGCGTTCATCGCGGGGACCGAGCCGCACGACACCTGCGACCACATCGCGGACGATCGCAACGTCTTCCAGAAGATATTCGGGATCGGGAATCCTGGACCCCAGGCGCCGCAGCCGGTGTCCAATGGACAGCAGGCAGCGACTGGGCAGCAGCCGGCGGCGGGAGAAGACCCGAACAAGAAGAAGAAAGGATTCTTCGGGAAGCTGTTCGGGGTGTTCGGCGGCGGGGACAAGAAACCGGCGGCGACGTCGCCGGCGTCGACTCCGACCGCGACTCCCTCCCCGAGCAGCTCTGCTCCGCGCTAGACTAGGCAGGTAAGCACCTGCCGATCCTGCGGGAGGTCAGCCATGCAGCGCACATTCGCGGTCGTCGTCCTTTGCTCCGCCGCGGCCTTCGCCACCACCGCTTCGCGCATCACGGAAGCGGAAGGCCCGCGGACGACAGCGCAGGTCACGCAACAGCAGCAGCAGGACAACAGCCTGTCGGTGCAGAACTGGCGGCAGGCGCCGCCGCCGCCGTGGGACGCGACCGCCGTGGAGCTGGAATCGAAGGGCGACGAGCTGCTGCGGCAGCGCGCGCTCACCGACGCGCTCGACTACTACCGCGCCGCGCTCGACAAGACGCCGAGGAAGGACCGCGCCATCCTCTACAACAAGTGCGGGATCGTGGAGCTGCACCTCTCGCAACTCGATGACGCGAGGAAAGATTTCGTCAACGCCATCAAGCGGAACAAGCAGTACGCCGAGGCGGTGAACAATCTGGGCGTCGCTTACTACCTGAAGCGCGATTACAAGAAGGCGGCGAAGATCTACCAGAAGGCGATCGAGATCAGCCCGAACGCGGCCAGCTTCCACAGCAACCTGGGGCGGGCGTACTTCGCGATGAAGAAACAGGACCTGGCGACGATGGAATACATCCGGGCGCTCGAGATCGATCCCGACATCTTCACGCGCGAGTCGCCTGGCGGGATCTCGGCGCGCATCCCGCAGGAGAAGGGGCTGCTCTCGTACGTGCTGGCCAAGCTGCTGGCGGGGCGCGGGCAGAACGACGAGGCGCTGCTCTACTTGCGGCGCGCCATCGACGAGGGCTACAAGGGCGTGGACCGGGTGTACAGCGAGCCCGAGTTCGCCAAGCTGCTGACCGACCAGCGGTTCATCGACCTGATGAACGCGCGGAACAATCCGGGAGCGCTGCCGCCGCGGTAGTTTCCGGGGCGCCGGCGTCGCAAATCGCGATTCGGCGCAAAACTTTTTTCCGCCGGCCACGTCTATATCAGCAGACTCGAGTGACGTGTTGCATAGGGGAAACAGGGAGGCCCGCCGGGAGCTCAGACCGGCGGGCTTTGTGTTTGTGCCCGGCGGCGTGACGCCGCCGTTCCTGCCGGCCTGGAGGCCAGCGCTCCAAGGGTCAAAGGCCGCGGCCGAGGGCGGCCGCGGTATTCAGGGCGCCCTAGGCGTCGCGCTTGGATTCCGAGCGGGCGAGGTACCGCTTGACGGCGTCGTCCCACTTGCCCTGGGCGCGGAGGATGAACTCGATGGCGTCGCGGACGGCGCCGTCGCCGCCGCGGTGGTCGGTGATGTACTCGGCCTCGTCTTTGACTTCCTCGCGCGCGTTGGCGACGGCCATGGGCAGGCCGCAGCGGCGCATGATGGGGAGGTCGACGAGGTCGTCGCCCAGGAAGGCGACTTCGTCGGGCTTGAGGCCGGTCTCCTTCAGGATCTGGTCGAGCGCGGCGGCCTTTTCGGCGACGCCCTGGTGGATGTAGTCGAGCTTGAGGTCGCGGGCGCGCATGGCCACCGTCTCCGAGACGCGCTTGGTGATGGCGCCGACCTTGAGGCCGGCGAGGCGGGCGAGGGTGACGCCGGTGCCGTCGTGGGCGCTGAAGCCCTTGGCCTCGATCATGGCGCCGGGGCCGATGCCGGAGCCGCCGGCGGCGAGCTTCTCGTCGGCGCCCTTGGGCCAGCCCTGGACGCCGGCGGGCGCCGGGAAGAGCCAGATGGTGCCATCGGTCATGACGCCGTCGACGTCGCAGAGGATGAGCTTGATCTTCTTGGCCTTGGGTTTGGACATGCGAGGGGATTGTAAATGCGGCGGGCGAGTCGCCCGCCACCGCAAGGCTGTTGCTAGCGAACATTAGGCGAAACGTGCTACACTCGGGGGATGGCTCTCCCCGGCGCCGTCGCGGCCTCGCTCGAATGGGCGCACCCGCTCGTGCAGGAGTGGTTCGTCGGGAAGTTCGGGACGCCGACCGAGCCGCAGGAGCAGGGCTGGCCGCACATCCTGGCGGGCAAGACGACGCTCATCTCCGCGCCCACCGGCAGCGGCAAGACGCTGAGCGCGTTCCTGGCGTGCATCGACCGGCTGGTGCGCAAGGCGCTCGAGGGGTCGCTCGAGGACCGCACCGAGGTCCTCTACATCTCGCCGCTGAAGGCGCTCGGCAACGACATCCAGAAAAATCTTGAAGTGCCGCTGGGC contains:
- a CDS encoding HAD hydrolase family protein, which codes for MSKPKAKKIKLILCDVDGVMTDGTIWLFPAPAGVQGWPKGADEKLAAGGSGIGPGAMIEAKGFSAHDGTGVTLARLAGLKVGAITKRVSETVAMRARDLKLDYIHQGVAEKAAALDQILKETGLKPDEVAFLGDDLVDLPIMRRCGLPMAVANAREEVKDEAEYITDHRGGDGAVRDAIEFILRAQGKWDDAVKRYLARSESKRDA
- a CDS encoding tetratricopeptide repeat protein, whose translation is MQRTFAVVVLCSAAAFATTASRITEAEGPRTTAQVTQQQQQDNSLSVQNWRQAPPPPWDATAVELESKGDELLRQRALTDALDYYRAALDKTPRKDRAILYNKCGIVELHLSQLDDARKDFVNAIKRNKQYAEAVNNLGVAYYLKRDYKKAAKIYQKAIEISPNAASFHSNLGRAYFAMKKQDLATMEYIRALEIDPDIFTRESPGGISARIPQEKGLLSYVLAKLLAGRGQNDEALLYLRRAIDEGYKGVDRVYSEPEFAKLLTDQRFIDLMNARNNPGALPPR